A genomic region of Friedmanniella luteola contains the following coding sequences:
- a CDS encoding pyridoxal phosphate-dependent aminotransferase, which yields MSTETPQSQRRDRSGLPELGATGSSPDTPKPLDLAATAHSTSFATLTRHSGPAANIVDFCIPCNPYFPTPTIFAQLAADLPKVLKYYPSDSSLTTKKLASILGLNPQTVAMANGSTELITWIDHLLVRDSLAIPIPTFGRWTDQPLETGKRVDMFPLQEEDGFALDLDEYAQFIRRRGSRVAVVCNPNNPDGGYLHKEEVVRFLDELADLDLIVVDESFIDFVDVEPEGSVAAEAAIRPNVIVLKSLGKNFGLHGIRFGYMVANPALTATVARALPRWNVNALAETVVHMVEDHWDDYEHSLRLLGRDRDQMRSQLESIRGLTVYPSTANFVMVKVPTGWSGTGLRDHLMTHHGVFVRECGNKLGMTSDFLRLVVRPADDVARLIAGLQDYQHSQRTARAA from the coding sequence ATGAGCACCGAGACCCCGCAGAGTCAGCGACGGGACCGATCCGGACTTCCTGAACTCGGAGCCACCGGCTCCTCACCTGACACGCCGAAGCCGCTGGACCTCGCGGCCACCGCACACAGCACCTCGTTCGCGACTCTCACCCGGCATAGCGGACCTGCCGCGAACATCGTGGACTTCTGCATTCCGTGCAACCCCTACTTCCCCACACCGACGATCTTCGCGCAGCTGGCCGCGGACCTTCCCAAGGTGCTGAAGTACTACCCGAGCGACTCCTCGCTGACCACGAAGAAGCTCGCCTCCATCCTGGGTCTCAACCCGCAGACCGTGGCGATGGCGAACGGCTCCACCGAGCTCATCACCTGGATCGACCACCTGCTCGTGCGCGACAGCCTGGCCATCCCGATCCCCACCTTCGGCCGTTGGACCGATCAGCCCCTGGAGACCGGCAAGCGGGTGGACATGTTCCCTCTTCAGGAGGAGGACGGCTTCGCACTAGACCTGGACGAGTACGCGCAGTTCATCCGGCGGCGCGGCTCCCGGGTGGCCGTCGTCTGCAACCCCAACAATCCCGATGGCGGTTACCTGCACAAGGAGGAGGTCGTGCGGTTCCTCGACGAGCTCGCGGACCTGGACCTCATCGTCGTCGACGAGTCCTTCATCGACTTCGTCGACGTCGAGCCAGAAGGCTCCGTAGCAGCTGAGGCGGCGATCCGACCGAACGTGATCGTGCTCAAGAGCTTGGGCAAGAACTTCGGTCTGCACGGCATCCGCTTCGGCTACATGGTTGCGAACCCCGCGCTGACCGCGACGGTCGCCCGCGCCTTGCCCAGGTGGAACGTGAATGCGCTGGCCGAGACGGTGGTGCACATGGTCGAGGACCACTGGGACGACTACGAGCACAGCCTCCGGCTCCTCGGTCGCGACCGTGACCAGATGCGCAGCCAGCTTGAGAGCATTCGGGGGCTCACTGTGTACCCGTCGACGGCGAACTTCGTCATGGTGAAGGTGCCGACAGGGTGGAGCGGGACGGGCCTGCGCGACCACCTGATGACCCATCACGGCGTGTTCGTCCGCGAGTGCGGCAACAAGCTCGGCATGACCAGCGACTTCCTGCGCCTGGTCGTCCGCCCCGCCGACGACGTCGCCCGACTCATCGCTGGACTGCAGGACTACCAGCACTCCCAGCGCACAGCGAGGGCCGCATGA
- a CDS encoding phosphatase PAP2 family protein, with protein sequence MATTSVPTFTLRPSAAGWAATGFVLLYLLSVGTAGGQRLDEAAMQWTAASVTEDGWAEALLTGVSGGSVLLVGGALAIVTALARGLRAGALGALSGAVVLLAAEVLKLTLARPDFTVQALANSFPSGHVAAVTGLALALLLAAPAGRWRWAALLAVTPAVALTGLATIALEWHRPSDVLGSVLLGVVIGATAAGWESRTVGRAPAGRSSSADPRVSRSDQAREPRPATPTADLVLVPSDAQPAHSGISSST encoded by the coding sequence TTGGCGACGACGTCGGTCCCGACGTTCACCCTTCGTCCCTCAGCGGCTGGTTGGGCTGCGACCGGCTTCGTCCTGCTCTACCTCCTCAGCGTCGGGACGGCCGGGGGGCAACGGCTGGACGAGGCCGCGATGCAGTGGACGGCGGCCTCCGTCACTGAGGACGGTTGGGCGGAGGCCCTGCTCACCGGAGTCTCTGGCGGCAGCGTGTTGCTGGTCGGCGGCGCCCTCGCCATCGTGACCGCCCTTGCGCGCGGGCTCCGGGCGGGGGCCCTGGGTGCGCTGAGCGGCGCCGTGGTGCTGCTCGCCGCGGAAGTCCTCAAACTCACTCTGGCCCGACCGGACTTCACGGTCCAAGCGCTGGCGAACTCCTTCCCCAGCGGCCACGTCGCGGCCGTGACCGGGCTGGCGCTGGCGCTGCTGCTCGCCGCGCCCGCGGGCCGGTGGCGGTGGGCAGCCCTGCTGGCGGTCACTCCCGCGGTCGCCCTCACCGGTCTCGCCACCATCGCGCTCGAGTGGCATCGCCCCAGCGACGTCCTCGGGTCGGTGCTCTTGGGGGTTGTCATCGGTGCCACCGCCGCCGGCTGGGAATCGCGCACCGTCGGACGGGCACCAGCTGGCCGCTCGTCATCAGCCGACCCCAGGGTGAGCCGATCCGACCAGGCGCGCGAACCCCGCCCTGCCACCCCTACCGCCGACCTGGTCCTCGTCCCTTCCGATGCGCAGCCGGCCCACAGCGGCATCTCATCCAGCACCTAG
- a CDS encoding bifunctional glycosyltransferase family 2/GtrA family protein — protein MIVLIPAYEPGAALVELVARLRRHTVLVVDDGSGPRYVPVFAAARAAGAEVMTMPFNQGKGRALRAGFEHARRHHPGEPVVCADSDGQHRPDDIEAVAARLADGDPEMVLGARRFMGEVPGRSRIGNRVTRAAFRATTGLPLTDTQTGLRAYPARMLPWLEEVKGDRFEYELRLLVRAAREQLEVAEVEIATVYLDHNASSHFRPVRDSLRVLAPLLAFAASSLLGFIVDTVTLLALVALTGSLMASAVGARMLSAAVNYSVNRRFVFATGNRGSVVRYVGLAAVLLATNVVLLESLSAVTGSLLLAKVATELVLLAASFVVQRSFVFHRRLRRPAQPDPLPRAAVTQPVPAR, from the coding sequence ATGATCGTCCTCATACCCGCCTACGAGCCCGGCGCCGCACTGGTCGAGCTCGTCGCCCGGCTGCGCCGCCACACCGTCCTCGTCGTCGACGACGGCAGCGGCCCGCGTTACGTTCCCGTCTTCGCCGCCGCCCGCGCAGCCGGCGCCGAGGTGATGACCATGCCCTTCAACCAGGGCAAAGGGCGTGCCCTGCGGGCAGGCTTCGAGCACGCCCGTCGCCATCACCCGGGCGAACCGGTGGTCTGCGCCGACAGCGACGGCCAGCACCGGCCCGATGACATCGAGGCGGTCGCCGCCCGGCTGGCCGACGGTGACCCCGAGATGGTGCTGGGTGCACGTCGGTTCATGGGCGAGGTCCCGGGGCGAAGCCGGATCGGCAACCGCGTCACCCGGGCGGCGTTCAGAGCCACCACCGGACTGCCCCTGACGGACACGCAGACCGGTCTGCGGGCCTATCCGGCGCGGATGCTTCCCTGGCTGGAGGAGGTGAAGGGCGACCGGTTCGAGTACGAGCTGCGGTTGCTGGTCCGGGCAGCTCGAGAGCAGCTAGAGGTCGCCGAGGTGGAGATCGCCACCGTCTACCTCGACCACAACGCGTCCTCCCACTTCCGGCCGGTTCGCGACTCCTTGCGCGTTCTCGCCCCGCTGCTGGCCTTCGCCGCCTCGTCGCTACTCGGTTTCATCGTCGACACGGTCACCCTGCTGGCCCTGGTCGCGCTGACCGGCAGCCTGATGGCTTCGGCAGTCGGGGCACGAATGCTCAGCGCCGCGGTGAACTACAGCGTCAACCGGCGGTTCGTGTTCGCCACCGGCAACCGTGGCTCGGTCGTCCGCTACGTAGGGCTGGCCGCCGTGCTGCTGGCGACCAACGTGGTCTTGCTGGAGTCGCTGAGCGCGGTGACCGGATCGCTGCTGCTCGCCAAGGTCGCCACCGAGTTGGTGCTGTTGGCAGCCTCGTTCGTCGTCCAACGAAGCTTCGTCTTCCACCGGCGCCTCCGTCGGCCGGCGCAACCAGACCCCCTCCCCCGGGCCGCCGTCACACAGCCGGTGCCCGCCCGATGA
- a CDS encoding phosphodiester glycosidase family protein gives MSKPVSDRTGRSHEVSRRALLGGGLGTLAALGGTGVWAADRYLLDDVQVANASTLESDTTTVESPGTGTSTATSYTSDTTSITITTVESGSGDDGLTYFVADVTVSDSTIVRSAFAEDEFGQNIIADPSTIAADVGAVLAINGDYYGFRDAGMVIRNGVVFRDSGARQGLAFYTDGRVQLYDETATSAAALLADGVWNTLSFGPGLVDAGAVVPGVDEIEIDTNFGNHSVQGRQPRTGVGMVTANHLLFVVVDGRSEGYSRGVTMTELAQIFVDRGAQVAYNLDGGGSSTMVFNGDLVNNPLGRSDERGTSDILYIAG, from the coding sequence ATGAGCAAACCCGTCAGCGACCGGACCGGACGGTCGCACGAAGTCAGCCGCCGCGCTCTCCTCGGCGGCGGCCTCGGGACCCTCGCCGCCCTCGGCGGCACCGGAGTCTGGGCCGCAGACCGCTACCTCCTCGATGACGTCCAGGTGGCCAATGCCTCGACCCTCGAGTCCGACACGACGACGGTCGAGTCGCCGGGCACGGGCACCAGCACCGCCACCAGCTACACCAGCGACACCACCTCGATCACGATCACGACGGTCGAGTCAGGCTCGGGCGACGACGGGCTGACCTACTTCGTCGCCGACGTCACCGTGAGCGACTCGACGATCGTCCGCTCAGCCTTCGCCGAGGACGAGTTCGGCCAGAACATCATCGCCGACCCCTCCACGATCGCCGCGGACGTCGGCGCCGTGCTGGCGATCAACGGCGACTACTACGGGTTTCGCGACGCCGGCATGGTGATCCGCAACGGCGTGGTCTTCCGTGACTCGGGTGCTCGGCAGGGGTTGGCCTTCTACACCGACGGCCGCGTCCAGCTCTACGACGAGACCGCCACCTCGGCCGCGGCGCTGCTGGCCGACGGGGTGTGGAACACCCTCTCCTTCGGACCTGGCCTGGTGGACGCAGGCGCCGTCGTGCCGGGTGTCGACGAGATCGAGATCGACACCAACTTCGGCAACCACTCCGTGCAGGGTCGCCAACCGCGGACTGGTGTCGGGATGGTGACGGCGAATCATCTGCTGTTCGTGGTGGTCGACGGCCGCAGTGAGGGTTACAGCCGGGGCGTCACGATGACCGAGCTGGCGCAGATCTTCGTCGACCGCGGCGCCCAGGTCGCCTACAACCTCGACGGGGGCGGCTCCTCCACCATGGTCTTCAACGGCGACCTGGTCAACAACCCTCTGGGGCGCAGCGATGAGCGTGGCACCAGCGACATCCTCTACATCGCGGGCTGA
- a CDS encoding DUF4956 domain-containing protein has protein sequence MNQLMMIAADLVAVAILAFGLYFPRHHRRDLVVAFLGVNIGVLAVSVVLASTTVGAGLGLGLFGVLSIIRLRSTEISQHEVAYYFAALALGLIAGLSAAPTTTTTGLMVLLLLALAVADHPALFRRHRQQSLLLDTAHTDEGALRAHLELLLGGRVVNLAVKHVDLVDDTTLVEVRYVVGRSNAVADASAVTRVAAAAGAR, from the coding sequence GTGAACCAGCTCATGATGATCGCGGCCGACCTCGTCGCCGTCGCCATCCTCGCCTTCGGCCTCTACTTCCCGCGCCACCACCGGCGCGACCTCGTCGTTGCTTTCCTGGGCGTCAACATCGGCGTCCTGGCGGTGTCGGTGGTGCTGGCGTCGACGACGGTGGGCGCCGGGCTGGGCCTCGGATTGTTCGGCGTGCTGTCGATCATCCGGCTGCGCTCCACCGAGATCTCCCAGCACGAGGTGGCCTACTACTTCGCGGCCCTGGCCCTCGGCCTGATCGCCGGACTCAGCGCAGCCCCGACCACGACCACGACCGGTCTGATGGTCTTGCTGCTGCTTGCACTCGCCGTGGCTGACCACCCCGCGCTGTTCCGCCGCCACCGGCAGCAGAGCCTGCTGCTGGACACCGCGCACACCGACGAGGGCGCCCTCCGTGCCCACCTGGAGTTGCTGCTGGGCGGTCGGGTGGTCAACCTCGCTGTGAAGCATGTCGACCTCGTCGACGACACGACCCTGGTGGAGGTCCGCTACGTGGTCGGACGGTCCAACGCGGTGGCAGACGCCTCGGCCGTCACCCGGGTTGCCGCCGCCGCAGGCGCCCGATGA
- a CDS encoding polyphosphate polymerase domain-containing protein, translating to MSTVTSAAVDRLPAVGLDELVGTAALLTRVDRKYLLPAEDLEVLLSSTGPGTRVLEIDGRRRFDYRSVYFDTPELHSYHATARRRRHRFKVRTRSYLDAGLHVLEVKTRGPRGLTVKQRLPHAGDGTALDDADRDRLGPLLASLGLQVDAAALGPVLTTRYHRTTLLLPTGSSRLTVDTGLVWSLAGTGRAGATTGRAVIETKSGCGTSEVDRLLWSLGRRPSAISKYGTGLAALRPDLPANRWQSVLRRHLVPTLLTESEPT from the coding sequence ATGAGCACCGTGACGAGCGCCGCTGTCGACCGGCTGCCCGCCGTCGGCCTCGACGAGCTCGTGGGCACCGCCGCGTTGCTCACCCGCGTCGACCGCAAGTACCTGCTGCCCGCCGAGGACCTCGAGGTCCTGCTGAGCAGCACGGGTCCCGGCACCCGCGTGCTCGAGATCGACGGCCGTCGCCGCTTCGACTACCGGTCCGTCTACTTCGACACCCCGGAGCTGCACAGCTACCACGCCACCGCCCGCCGCCGACGCCACCGCTTCAAGGTGCGAACCCGCAGCTACCTGGACGCCGGCCTGCACGTGTTGGAGGTCAAGACCCGGGGCCCGCGCGGGCTGACGGTGAAGCAGCGGCTGCCCCACGCCGGCGACGGGACCGCCCTGGACGATGCCGACCGCGACCGGCTCGGCCCGCTGCTCGCGTCGCTCGGCCTCCAGGTCGACGCGGCCGCGCTGGGTCCGGTGCTGACCACCCGCTATCACCGCACCACGCTGCTGTTGCCTACCGGCTCCAGCCGGCTGACCGTCGACACCGGCCTGGTCTGGAGCCTCGCCGGCACCGGCCGGGCGGGTGCGACCACCGGCCGCGCCGTCATCGAGACCAAGTCCGGCTGCGGCACCTCCGAGGTCGACCGGCTGCTCTGGTCGCTGGGCCGCCGGCCCAGCGCGATCTCCAAGTACGGCACCGGGCTCGCCGCCCTGCGGCCCGACCTTCCCGCCAACCGCTGGCAGTCGGTGCTCCGCCGCCACCTTGTTCCCACCCTCCTCACTGAGAGCGAACCCACATGA
- a CDS encoding carbohydrate-binding domain-containing protein — MTFRLKLASLLTSLAIGSTALVGCAADTTATSPTSASTTAAVSVDADQGVADALAENTAVHTTPDSTGGAVDITLTGDSATSSGDGVTVDGATVTITAAGTYRLTGELAGQVVVTAPDATVRLVLDGATITSTTTAAIAATDAELLVVELADGSANTLSDTDSYPDDADVNAALFSAGDLTITGSGALDVTANGNDAVASKDGLVLQSGDLSVTAADDGIRGKDYVVVEGGTVNVSAGGDGVKADNTEDADAGYVSMTGGSLTVDAGGDGVDAASDLLVSGGTLDVTSGGGSEVAPAEDASAKGLKSGTITVLEGGTITVDASDDAVHSDGSVHVAGAEVRAASGDDGLHAESAVLISSGNVAVTRSVEGLEAKDITVDDGDVTVVSSDDGVNATEGTTSTDSGGFGRGGGGGEEVADATVTINGGTLTIDSEGDGLDSNGNAAITGGTVVVNGPEQSGNGALDVNGTLSVSGGTLLAAGSAGMVVTPDTDSSQSFVTVTLNSAVAAGTTLHLVDADDDVVATFVTSKTTQNVVFSSDAITDGDVYTVYIGGTASGTSIGGLSTGGDLGSATAAGSGTAGVEAAGGGRGQGHH; from the coding sequence ATGACCTTCCGCCTGAAGCTGGCCTCCCTCCTGACCTCCCTGGCGATCGGCTCGACCGCGCTCGTCGGGTGCGCCGCTGATACCACCGCCACCTCCCCGACGAGTGCATCGACCACCGCCGCCGTGTCGGTCGACGCTGACCAGGGCGTCGCTGACGCGCTGGCCGAGAACACCGCCGTGCACACCACCCCCGACAGCACGGGCGGCGCTGTCGACATCACCCTCACCGGCGACTCCGCCACCAGCAGCGGGGACGGGGTCACCGTCGACGGGGCCACCGTCACCATCACCGCGGCCGGCACCTACCGGCTGACCGGCGAGCTGGCCGGCCAGGTCGTCGTCACCGCCCCCGACGCGACGGTGCGCCTGGTCCTCGATGGCGCCACCATCACCAGCACCACGACGGCCGCCATCGCCGCGACCGACGCCGAGCTGCTCGTCGTCGAGCTCGCCGATGGCAGCGCGAACACCCTGAGTGACACCGACAGCTATCCCGACGACGCTGACGTGAACGCCGCGCTCTTCAGCGCCGGCGACCTGACGATCACCGGCTCCGGCGCGCTGGACGTCACGGCCAACGGCAACGATGCCGTGGCCAGCAAGGACGGGTTGGTCCTTCAGTCCGGTGACCTGAGCGTGACCGCTGCCGACGACGGGATCCGCGGCAAGGACTACGTCGTCGTCGAGGGCGGCACTGTCAACGTGTCCGCCGGCGGCGACGGGGTCAAGGCCGACAACACCGAGGACGCCGACGCCGGCTACGTCTCCATGACCGGCGGCTCGCTGACCGTGGACGCCGGCGGTGACGGCGTCGACGCCGCCTCCGACCTGCTGGTCAGCGGCGGCACCCTGGACGTCACCAGCGGCGGCGGCAGCGAGGTCGCGCCCGCCGAGGACGCCTCCGCCAAGGGCCTGAAGTCCGGCACCATCACCGTCCTCGAGGGCGGCACGATCACCGTGGACGCCTCCGACGACGCGGTGCACAGCGACGGGTCGGTGCACGTCGCGGGCGCCGAGGTCCGCGCGGCGTCCGGGGACGACGGCCTGCACGCCGAGAGCGCCGTGCTGATCAGCAGCGGCAACGTCGCGGTCACCCGCTCGGTCGAGGGCTTGGAGGCCAAGGACATCACCGTCGACGACGGCGACGTCACCGTCGTCAGTTCCGACGACGGCGTCAACGCCACCGAAGGAACGACCAGTACGGACAGCGGCGGGTTCGGCCGAGGTGGAGGTGGGGGTGAGGAAGTGGCTGACGCCACCGTCACCATCAACGGCGGCACCCTGACCATCGACTCCGAGGGCGACGGGCTCGACTCCAACGGAAACGCGGCCATCACCGGCGGCACTGTCGTGGTCAACGGCCCCGAGCAGTCCGGCAACGGAGCACTCGACGTCAACGGCACGCTCAGCGTCAGCGGAGGCACTTTGCTGGCCGCCGGCAGCGCCGGCATGGTCGTCACCCCTGACACCGACTCCAGCCAGAGCTTCGTCACAGTCACCCTGAACTCCGCCGTCGCCGCGGGCACCACGCTGCACCTGGTCGACGCTGACGACGACGTGGTGGCCACCTTCGTCACCAGCAAGACGACCCAGAACGTCGTCTTCTCCTCCGACGCGATCACCGACGGGGATGTCTACACCGTCTACATCGGCGGGACAGCCTCGGGTACCAGCATCGGTGGCCTCAGCACGGGCGGTGACCTGGGCTCAGCGACTGCAGCCGGGAGCGGCACGGCGGGGGTGGAGGCTGCTGGCGGCGGTCGAGGGCAGGGTCACCATTGA
- a CDS encoding S1C family serine protease, whose product MGRTYGWVRRVGGTTALTLTVGLGSLPVTAAAASTFETRVVALADWSRGSGGGRDWGYPGYPGGSDLSSSTGNTTVDSDPATTAESTGVVLVNTELGYENAAGAGTGIVLTSGGEILTNYHVVEGATAIQVTVASTGATYTADVVGHSASADIALLQLEDASGLTPATIDDDTVALGDSVTAVGNAGGTGTLTAADGTVTALEASITTAAESSVAAERLTGLIETDADVVAGDSGGPLVDAEGEVVGIDTAASSGSVIDGYAVPIEDALVVIDQIASGTSTPTVQVGASAFLGVQVADSASAYPGTAWGTEAATSTGGGGAAVAVVVDGSPAARAGLAAGDTITAVGDEAVRSAADLSAALDGRHVGEQVEVTWTGASGTTQTAPATLAESPTA is encoded by the coding sequence ATGGGACGCACGTACGGGTGGGTACGACGAGTCGGCGGGACGACAGCCCTGACGCTGACCGTGGGGCTGGGCAGCCTCCCAGTCACCGCGGCGGCGGCGAGTACTTTCGAAACCCGAGTGGTCGCACTCGCTGACTGGAGCCGGGGTTCCGGCGGCGGCAGGGACTGGGGGTACCCCGGCTACCCGGGCGGCTCCGACCTCTCGAGCAGCACCGGCAACACGACGGTCGACTCCGACCCAGCCACCACCGCCGAGTCAACGGGAGTGGTGCTGGTGAACACCGAGCTCGGGTACGAGAACGCCGCCGGCGCGGGGACCGGCATCGTGCTGACCTCCGGCGGGGAGATCCTCACGAACTACCACGTCGTCGAGGGCGCCACCGCCATCCAGGTGACGGTGGCCAGCACCGGCGCGACCTACACCGCGGACGTCGTCGGCCACAGCGCCAGCGCCGACATCGCGCTGCTGCAGCTCGAGGACGCCAGCGGGCTGACCCCCGCCACCATCGACGACGACACCGTGGCGCTGGGTGACTCCGTCACCGCCGTCGGGAACGCTGGCGGTACCGGCACCCTCACTGCGGCCGATGGCACTGTCACCGCCCTTGAGGCGTCCATCACCACGGCAGCCGAGAGTTCGGTGGCCGCCGAGCGGCTTACCGGGCTGATCGAGACCGACGCCGACGTCGTGGCCGGAGACTCGGGCGGTCCGCTGGTCGACGCGGAGGGCGAGGTGGTCGGCATCGACACCGCCGCCTCCAGCGGCTCGGTCATCGACGGCTACGCCGTCCCCATCGAGGACGCCCTGGTAGTCATCGACCAGATCGCCTCCGGCACCTCCACCCCAACGGTTCAGGTCGGCGCCTCCGCCTTCCTCGGCGTCCAGGTCGCCGACTCCGCATCGGCGTATCCGGGCACTGCCTGGGGTACCGAGGCCGCCACCTCGACAGGCGGCGGCGGAGCGGCCGTCGCCGTGGTTGTCGACGGCTCACCCGCTGCAAGAGCGGGGTTGGCTGCCGGGGACACGATCACCGCGGTTGGCGACGAGGCAGTCCGCTCGGCAGCCGACCTCAGTGCGGCTCTCGACGGCCGCCACGTCGGCGAGCAGGTCGAGGTGACCTGGACCGGCGCGAGCGGGACGACACAGACCGCCCCCGCCACACTCGCCGAGAGCCCGACCGCCTGA
- a CDS encoding GMC oxidoreductase: MGTFSDPINAWAGGGYVSASSFEFYNHDASRDFVSGGHIAAAGVGIPLPINWHLPGRPTWGAEAKKIDRELFNHTMAVAMVLHDMPQHDNRVDLDPHVTDAWGFPVARITLKTHQNDLTQGRFLVDRCGDILEAAGATTVDKVYPTRVTGNCSHQHGTTRMGTDPDSSVLDANCRAHEVANLFVVDGGPLPTATGANPTLTMMANAWRVADAIIAGPA, encoded by the coding sequence GTGGGGACCTTCTCGGACCCGATCAACGCCTGGGCCGGCGGCGGCTACGTCAGTGCCAGTTCGTTCGAGTTCTACAACCACGACGCGTCCCGGGACTTCGTCAGCGGCGGTCACATCGCGGCAGCCGGCGTCGGCATCCCGTTGCCGATCAACTGGCACCTCCCCGGCCGCCCGACCTGGGGCGCCGAGGCGAAGAAGATCGACCGCGAGCTGTTCAACCACACCATGGCGGTCGCGATGGTGCTGCACGACATGCCCCAGCACGACAACCGCGTCGACCTCGATCCCCACGTCACCGACGCCTGGGGGTTCCCGGTAGCCCGGATCACGCTGAAGACGCACCAGAACGACCTGACTCAGGGCCGTTTCCTGGTGGACCGCTGCGGCGACATCCTCGAAGCAGCGGGTGCCACGACCGTGGACAAGGTGTACCCGACGCGGGTGACGGGCAACTGCTCCCACCAGCATGGCACCACCCGGATGGGCACCGATCCTGACTCCTCCGTGCTGGATGCGAACTGTCGAGCCCACGAGGTCGCGAACTTGTTCGTCGTCGATGGGGGCCCGCTCCCGACCGCCACCGGAGCGAACCCCACGTTGACCATGATGGCCAACGCCTGGAGGGTGGCGGACGCCATCATCGCCGGACCGGCCTGA
- a CDS encoding gluconate 2-dehydrogenase subunit 3 family protein, with amino-acid sequence MTEAIQTPTFFDQHQRATVEAAMARIIPTDDLPGAREAGTVDFVDRYLSGIDYIYAKPDGSGFEPLSGRSAAAWQRRVELARRKYVDGVRELDRRAQAVACKDFVGLTETQQDQILTELERGVEAGPELAKPEVPYGIEPALQQTNAESELDFFSLLVTHTRQGFLSDPIYGGNRDRIGWQVIGFPGPASLAEVHTGRYSTLDYFADDRRHPQQQSHQGQED; translated from the coding sequence GTGACCGAGGCAATCCAGACCCCCACCTTCTTCGATCAGCACCAGCGGGCCACCGTCGAGGCGGCGATGGCGCGCATCATCCCCACCGACGACCTGCCGGGTGCTCGGGAAGCGGGGACCGTGGACTTCGTCGACCGCTACCTGTCCGGGATCGACTACATCTACGCCAAGCCGGACGGCAGCGGATTCGAACCGCTGTCCGGGCGCAGCGCCGCCGCCTGGCAGCGGCGAGTCGAGCTGGCTCGGCGCAAGTACGTCGACGGCGTGCGCGAACTGGACCGGCGGGCCCAGGCGGTGGCGTGCAAGGACTTCGTCGGGTTGACCGAGACGCAGCAGGACCAGATCCTGACCGAGCTCGAGCGGGGCGTGGAGGCTGGCCCCGAGCTGGCCAAGCCCGAGGTTCCCTACGGCATCGAGCCGGCCCTGCAGCAGACCAACGCGGAGTCCGAGCTCGACTTCTTCTCGCTCCTGGTCACCCACACACGACAGGGCTTCCTGTCCGACCCGATCTACGGCGGCAACCGAGACCGGATCGGCTGGCAGGTGATCGGATTCCCCGGGCCGGCTTCGCTGGCCGAGGTCCATACCGGTCGCTACAGCACCTTGGACTACTTCGCGGACGACCGCCGCCACCCCCAGCAGCAGAGCCACCAGGGCCAGGAGGACTGA
- a CDS encoding ABC transporter permease, giving the protein MTTTVTTPSETRDSVAARIRTLDWRRYVIYIGFVVIFAFFAILLGDEGFLSANNLLNIFRQTATITVIAVGMTYVIACAEIDLSVGSVAGLSSVCAAMAISAYGLIPGILAGLLVGVVIGAVNGGLDSLLGIPSFLVTLGMLGVAAGLAQWITRSAPQPILDDTFIVIFGGGNFGPLPGLLVWSAIFVVLGAVAMNRTRFGRQVLATGGNRTAAQFTGVNTKRIKFQVMLLSGIVASVAGMLYAGRLESGRFQWGAGDELSAIAAVILGGTSLFGGAGSVVGTLFGALLIGLINNGLILAGLDSSQQQVVRGAIIILAVALARKK; this is encoded by the coding sequence ATGACCACCACCGTCACCACCCCGAGTGAGACCCGGGACAGCGTCGCCGCGCGGATCAGGACCCTCGACTGGCGCCGCTACGTCATCTACATCGGATTCGTCGTGATCTTCGCCTTCTTCGCCATCCTGCTCGGAGACGAGGGTTTCCTGTCGGCGAACAACCTGCTGAACATCTTCCGCCAGACCGCGACGATCACCGTCATCGCCGTGGGCATGACCTACGTCATCGCTTGCGCCGAGATCGACCTCAGCGTCGGCTCGGTGGCGGGACTCTCGTCGGTCTGTGCCGCCATGGCGATCTCCGCCTACGGGTTGATCCCCGGCATCCTCGCCGGCCTGCTCGTCGGTGTGGTCATCGGCGCGGTCAACGGTGGACTGGACAGCTTGCTGGGCATCCCGTCCTTCCTGGTCACCCTGGGCATGCTGGGCGTGGCCGCCGGCCTCGCCCAGTGGATCACCCGGTCCGCACCGCAGCCCATCCTGGACGACACCTTCATCGTGATCTTCGGCGGCGGCAACTTCGGCCCCCTTCCCGGCCTGCTGGTGTGGAGCGCGATCTTCGTGGTCCTCGGCGCCGTGGCCATGAACAGGACTCGCTTCGGCCGGCAGGTGCTGGCCACCGGTGGCAACCGGACGGCGGCCCAGTTCACCGGCGTGAACACCAAGCGGATCAAGTTCCAGGTGATGCTCCTCTCCGGCATCGTCGCCTCCGTCGCCGGCATGCTCTACGCCGGCCGGCTGGAGTCCGGGCGGTTCCAGTGGGGCGCCGGGGACGAGCTGTCCGCCATCGCGGCGGTGATCCTGGGCGGCACCAGCCTGTTCGGCGGCGCCGGCTCCGTGGTCGGCACGCTCTTCGGTGCGCTGCTGATCGGCCTGATCAACAACGGCCTGATCCTCGCCGGGCTGGATTCCAGCCAGCAACAGGTCGTCCGCGGAGCCATCATCATCCTGGCCGTCGCGCTCGCCAGGAAGAAGTGA